TGCGGCGGACCGTGCTGGCGAAGGACAGGGCGGCCACGTCCGGCTCCCGCCCCGGCTCGGCCAGCAGGTCCTGGTAGCGGGTGACCAGCTCGCGCAGCGCATCCTCGGTGCGCGCGGACAGCGCCAGCGGCCACGCCCCCGTGGGCGCCTGCGCGTCCGGTGGTGGCGGCTCCGGCGGCTGCTCGAGCACAAGGTGCGCGTTGGTGCCGCCGAAGCCGAAGGAACTGATCCCGGCCAGCGCCGGGCCATCGGTTTCCGGCCAGGGCTGCAAGGTGTCGGCGACCCGCAGCCCGAGCTCATCGAACGGGATGTGCGGGTTCGGCTGCCGGTAGTGCAGGCTGGCCGGGATCGTGCGGTGCCGCACCATCAGCGCGGCCTTGATCAGCCCGCCGATGCCAGCGGCTGCCTCCATATGCCCGAGGTTGGACTTCACCGAGCCGAGCAGCAGCGGCCGCTGCGCGGACCGGCCGGTGCCGAGCACGGCGGCCAGCGCCTTCGCCTCGATCGGGTCGCCGAGCATCGTCCCGGTGCCGTGTGCCTCCACGTAGTGCACCTGCTCGGGTCGCACCCCTGCCCTGGCGTAGGCCGTGCGCAGGACCGCCTCCTGCGCCTGCGGGTTGGGCGCCATGATGCCGTTGCTGCGGCCGTCCTGGGTCACCGCGCCGCCGCGGATCACGCCGTAGACCGGGTCGCGGTCGGCAAGCGCCTTGCTGAGCGGTTTCAGCACCACCACCCCGGCGCCCTCGGAACGGACGTAGCCGTTGGCCCGCGAGTCGAAGGGCTTGCAGCGGCCGTCCGGGGACATCGCCCCCGCCTTGCTGAAGTTGATCGCGAACGCGGGCGAGAGCACCAGGTTCACCCCGGCGGCGATGGCGGTGCCGCACTCGCCGCTGCTCAGGCTTGCGCAGGCCTGCAGCACCGCGACCAGGGAGGATGAGCAGGCCGTGTCCACCGCCATGCTCGGACCGCGCAGGTCGAAAAGGTAGGACAGCCGGTTCGCGGCGACGCTCAGCGCGCTGCCGGTCCCGGTGTAGGCGTCGATGGCCCGCAGGTCCCGCAGCTGCATATTGGCGTAGTCGAAGGAGGAGATGCCGACGAACACCCCGGTGGCCGATCCGGCGAGCCGTTCCGCGGGCAGGCCCGCGTCCTCCAGCGCCTCCCAGCAGACCTCGGCCAGCAGCCGCTGCTGCGGGTCCATTCGCGCGGCCTCCTGCGGCGAGATGCCGAAGAAGTGCAGGTCGAACTCGTCGACCCGGTCGAGGAAGCCACCCCATTTGCTGTTGGTCCTTCCGGGGGCCGCGGGATCCTCGCTGGTGTAGTCGGCCACGTCCCAGCGCTGCGCGGGCACCTCGGTCACCGCGTCCCTGCCCTCACGCAGCAGCTGCCAGAAGGCGTCCGGGCCGTGCACCCCGCCGGGGAACCGGCAGCCGATCCCGACGATGGCCACCGGCTCCGGGCCGTCCGCGGCCGGTTCGCGCTCCGCGGCCGGTTCGGTCACCTCGGTCCGCGCCTGCTCCGGCGACTGCTCGGCCGTGGTTGCCCCGATGGCCCCGGTTGCCCCTGGCGTCTCGGCGCCGAGGAAGTCGGCCAACTGCTCCACGGTCGGGTACTCCCAGACCACAGTGGACTCCAGACGGCGGTCGAGCAGCCGTTCCAGCTCCCCGACCAGCGCCACCAGGTCGACCGAGCGCAGCCCGTAGGAGGCGAAGGCCCTGGTCGGGTCGAGCTCGGCGGCCGGGGTGCCGACCAGCTTGGCCAGTTCCGCGCGCAGCAGGGTCTCCACCCGATCCCGGCCGACCGCATCCGGCCGCGCGGCCGGTTCGGGCTCGGGTTCGGCTGCCTGCTCCTCCGGAAGTCCGGTACCGGCGACGATCTTGAGCTCACCGGCCACGAAGGCGTTCAGGCAGGCGTTGCGCTGCAGCTTGCCGCTGGAGGTCTTCGGCACCGTGCCGCGGCGCACCAGCGCGACGCCGTGCACCGGCAGGCCGTGCTCCTCGGCCACCCTGGCCTGGATCGCCGCGATCACCTGTCCGGCGTCGAACCGGCCGGGGTGCACGGCGACCTCCTGGATCACGATCAGCCGTTCCACGCCGTCGATCTCCCGGATGCCGGCCACCCCGCAGCCCGCGCGCAGGGCGGTGGTGTCCGCGGCCTCCACGGTGCGCTCGATGTCCTGCGGGTAGTGGTTCTGCCCGGCGACGATGATCACGTCCTTGATCCGGCCGGTGACGTAGAGCTCGGTGCCGTCGAGGAAGCCGAGGTCGCCGGTGCGCAGGAACGGGCCCTCCCCGGTGTCCTCGAGGTGGGCGTCGAAGGTCTCGGCGGTGATCTCGGCGCGCCGCCAGTAGCCGTGCGCGATGCTGTCGCCGGCCACCCAGATCTCGCCCACCCTGCCCTCCGGCAGCCGCTGCCGGGTCCGCGGGTCGGCGATCACGATCCGCTGGTCGGAAAGCGACCAGCCGCAGCCGACCACCGTGCGGACCGAGTCGGCCTCCGGCCCGGCGTCCACGGCCCGGTCGGCCGCGAGTGCCTCCGGGTCGAGCCGCCGGAACACCGGCTGTTCGGGGATGTCCCCGCCGGAGACGGCGAGCGTGCCCTCGGCGAGGCCGTACGCGGGCATGAAGGTCTCCCTGCGGAAACCGGTGGGGGCGAAGGTCCGGGAGAACTTGTCGATGGTCTCCATCCGGACCGGCTCGGCGCCGTTCAGGGCCACCCGCCAGGTGCTCAGGTCCAGCGTCTCCAGCTCCTGCTCGGAGACCTTCGCCGCGCACAGGTCGAAGGCGAAGTTCGGGCCGCCGCCCAGCGTGCCGCCGTGGTCGGAGACCGCCTTCAGCCAGCGGTAGGGCCGCTTCAGGAAGGAGAAGGGGGACATGAACGTCACCGGGTAGCCACCGAACACCGGGGCGAGCAGGCCGGCGATCAGGCCCATGTCGTGGTAGGGCGGCAACCAGGTCACCATGTGGCTGTCCGCCGAGGCGTCGAAGAACTGGGTGTTCAGCTGGCGCAGGTTGTGGATCAGGTTGCCGTGCCCGACCATCACGCCCTTCGGCCTGCTGGTGGAACCCGAGGTGTACTGCAGGAACGCCAGATCGGCCGCGGTGATGTCCGGGCGCCGCCACTCCTGCGCCGCGGCGGGATCGACGGTGTCCACGGCCTGCCAGGCGATGTCCCGCAGCGCGGGCGCGTACTCGGCGAACCGGTCGGCCAGCGCGGTGGTCTCCGCCGGAGCGAGCACCACCACCGGCTCGGCGTCCTCGATCACCCCGAGCAGGCGCGGCAGGGTGCGCTGCAGCAGCGAGGGGTCCGGCGGGTACACCGGCACGGCGATGATGCCGCTGTAAAGGCAGGCGAAGAAGGAGACGATGTAGTCGAGGCCGGGCGGGCAGACGATCAGCGCCCGCTCGCCCGCGGGGAATCGTTGCCGCAGGGTGGTCGCGACCGCCTGGGCGCGCCGGTCCAGCTCGGCATTGGTCAGGCTGAGCGGTTCGCCCTCGCCGTCGACGAGAAACCGGAACGTACGCTCGTCCGGCCGCGCGCCGAACACAGCCCGAAAATGGTCGACAAGCGTTTCAGTTTCGCGGCCGGACATCGGGACGGGCCCTCCCAGTGCTAGAGAACTATAAAGAAATTCGATGTGCGTTTCGCGCCGTGGTCGAGCGGACGCCGAACCAATAATTTCAGTAAGGCACCCGGATACGAACCAGCCAAATCAAATATTCGGCATGTCGCCTAACTCACACTCGGTACTCAAGTCGGGAACGAGTTATATCGTCGCCGACCACGAACTGTCCAGTCAAGCGCCGCTGTTTCACAATATCGCGACCCATCGGTACAAAATATTCGATACCCACTACAAAATATTCAATTCGGTCTTTCATCGGTTTGCCAGGTCGAGGTCACGCAGTTCCGACCAGATCCGGTTCCAGCTTTCCCGCCGCTGGGTGAGCAGCCACACCGAGGTGTCCTCGGCCGTGCCGGGCGAAAGCAGTCGCATCTGCCCGAAGTAGGCGCCCATCGCCTGCGGCCGCGATCCCACGTACAGCACCGTGTCCCGCTCCGCTGGCGGAGGCGGCAGGTAGCCGTAGCCGCGGTTGGTGCTGTAGGTGGCCGGCGGCTCGTAACGCCTGCCGTACGCCTCGATGTAGGCCGCGATCAGGTAGCTGTCCCCGATGATGGCGGTGCGCTCCCGGACCTGCTGCGGCAGCTTCCGGTAGACGGTGGTGGCGCGGCCTGCGAGGTTCTCCCCCGAGGTGACCCCGGCGAGGTTGGCCGCCCAGGTCGCCGCGGGGGTCATGGCGGAGGACAGCACCAGCACCCCGGCCGTGCTCACCAGGCTCAGCGCGCATGCGGGCACCGCCATCCAGCGCAGCCCGACCCGCCCGGTCGCACGCCGCCGTTGCAACGCGACCGCACCCGCCGCGATCAGCAGCGGGTAGATCCCGCCGAGGTAGTAGAACCGGCCGCCGCCGATCACGATCACCAGGTACAGCAGCACGAAGGTCAGCCCGAGAAAGCGGTAGTCGCGCAGCTCGGCGCCGCGCAGCAGCCGCCACAACCCCAGTACCAGCAGCACGCTCCCGGCGATCCCGGCCAGCGCGACCAGCGCCACCGCCGTGCCCAGCCTGCCGCCGGTGGACAGTTCCGCGGATTCGTTCGCGACCACCCCTGCCATCCGCAGCTGGGGCCAGCCGTTCGTCGCCTGCCAGAGCAGCGTCGGCAGCGCGATGAGCAGCGCGAGCCCGATCCCGGCCCACAGCATCGGGCGGCGCAGCAGTTCCCTCGGCCCCAGCACCAGCACGCTGACCAGCAGCGCGCCGCACAGCATGAAGACCTGGAACTTGGTCTGCGTGCCGATACCCACGACCAGGCCGAGCAACACCAGCAACCAGTCCTGGCGCAGGCGCACCCAGCGCACCAGCAACCAGGTGATCAGCCCCCACACCAGTGGCTCCATGGTGTAGGGCGTCATCCAGTGCCCGGTCAGCGTCACCCACAGGGCCCCCGGCTGGGCGATCGCCGCGATGATCTGGGCCCGGCGGTCGGCACCGAGCTCCCTGGCGATCAGCGCGGCGAGCACCACGGCGGCCGTGCTGGCCAGTACCGCGGGCAGCCGCAGCACCACGGTGGAGCCGGGCACCAGCCAGTCCATCGCGGCGGCAAGCGCCGGGACCAGCGGCGGCTGGTCCACATAGCCCCAGTCCAGGTGGTACCGCCCCATGGCGAGCATGTAGGCCTCGTCGAACCAGTACTCCGCGCAGAAGCTGGCCGCAAGGTGGCCGAGCCCGACCACAGCAGCCACCAGCAGCACGCCAGCCGTGGCGAAGTCGTGCGGCGTCCGCCCCCCGGCCGCGCGCGGCGCGGCGCCGGTGGTGTGCATTCCCCCCGTAACCCCCGTTCAGCTTGTTGTCAGCTTGGTGTCAGCTCGGTGAACCAGCTTGCCGTCGCGGCGGTGCCGCGGACGTTCGCCCCGAAATGCCGGGATCCTTGATGATCGTGCGCGCCGAGGTCCACGACCGGCGCCCGCACCCCGCTTGCCCCCAGGTCGTCCCGGCAGCTGATGGTGTTGGCGTTTGCGACCTGCTCGTCCCCGCCTGCCAGGTAGAGCCGCAGCGGAACCCGCGGGGCCCAGCCGCGGCAGCCACTGTCGGCATCGCGCAGCGCCCGCGCCATCCCGCCGGTCGGGTTCGCCAGCAGCTGCCTGCCCTGCGTGGTCAGCAGCTCCGCCAGCGTGGCAGGGGTCGCCATGGCCAGTTCCCGCCAGGAATGGCTGCCGTCGATCAGGCCCTCCACGGTGTCCGCGTAGGGAGCCAGGAAGACCTGCGCCGGTTCGCGGTACACGTCGAAGACCCGGTCGAAGGCGACCAGCGCATAGGCGGCGTTCAGCACGCTCAGCTTGGCAGGGAGCTCGCCGTCGAGCATCGCGGGCAGCTGCACCTCGCGCAGGTCGTAGGCGCCGCTGTTCGGGGCCAGCGCCCCCAGGGTGAACCGCCGGTCAGCGCCGGCCTGCAGCAGCCGCCCCAGCCCCATCGCCGCGGCCGCGCCCTGGGAGAACCCGGTTGCCAGCACCGAGGGGCGCAGGCTGCGGTCGGTCAGCGGCAGGAACCGCCGGGCCGCCCGCAGCATGTCCAGCGAGGCCACGCTCGCCGAGCGCAGGTTCAGCCAGGGATGCGTGCCTGGCCCGAGGCCGAGGCCGAGGTAGTCCGGCGCGACCCCGGCGAAACCGGCCGCGGCGTAGGTGACGGCGGGGGCCGCGTTGAACCCGTGCGGCGCGGTGGAAGGAGCCTCGGCCCGGTGCAGCTCGCTGCCGTGCGCATAGGACACCGCGCGCAGCGCCCCGCGCCTGCCGTGCGGCAGGGTCAGCAATCCACTCGCGACGGTCGGATCCCCGTGCGCGTCGACCGTGCGGTAGATCAGCCGGAAGGCGCGCACCCCGTGCCGGACGTGCTCGGTGCCGAACCCCGCGGATTCCAGCTCGGCCACGACCTCCCCCGGCGTCGCGAGGGTGTACAGCGGTTCGGCCCACAGCAGGGCGCCGCGGCCGTGCTGGTCACCGCCTGCCGCGGTGGCCCCTGCCGCGGGAGCGAGGGCCAGCAACAGCAACGCCGTCAGTACCGGCGCCAGCATCCTGCCGGGAGTGGTCGTGCGCATGGTTCGCCCCATCTCCTGTTCCGATGGCCACGGCCGGGGTCCCCGCCGGGCCGCCTGTCACCTTTCGGTCGCCGAACCGACGGCGTGCGGCGCGTTCCGGACGCCGGTGCGGTGCCGGGCCAGCGTGCGCACGATGCTGCTCACCAGGTCACCGGCGGCCGAGCGCAGGAAGAAGTGGTCACCGGGCAGCATCCGGGTGGTCACGCCAGCGAGGCTCTCCCCGGTCCAGCCGCGCAGCGCGGAGGGCGGCACGATCCGGTCGGCCGCGCCGCCGAACACCGTGATCGGCACCTCGAGCGGTGCGGCCGGGCGATACTCGTAGGTCTCCAGCACCGCGTAGTCCGCGCGCAGTGCGGGCAGGGTCAGTGCCATCAGGTCCGCATCGGCGAGGACCTCGGCCGGGGTACCGCCGAGCCGCCGGATCTCCGCGGTCAGCTCCGCGTCGGAGGCGCGATGGACCGAGGATCCGGTGCGCGGCCCGCCGGGTGCGGAGGTGGCCGAGACGAACAGCTCGCACGGCTGGGGCTTTCCCTGGTCGCGCAGGGTTCTCGCCAGCTCGAAGGCCAGCAGCCCACCCATACTGTGCCCGAACAGCGCGAACGGGAGATCCAGCGCGGGGCTCAGCGCGGTCGCCATCGCCCGCACCAGCGGGTCCAGCTCGGTGAACGCGGGTTCGCCCCAACGGCCACCCCGGCCGGGCAGTTCCACCGGGCACACGTCGACATGCGCAGGCACGAGCCGCCGCCACTCGTGGTAGACCGAGGCACTCCCACCGGCATAGGCCAGGCAGAACAACCGGAACTCGGCGTCGTGCCGCGGCCGCCTTCCTGCCAGCCATCGACCGTCCACTTGGGATTTCTCCTGTCGGATCGCTTTGCCAGCGGGCACGGAGCGGCCCACGGACCTGTCCCCGGTGCCGAGGCGATTGTGCTGGGCCGGGCCCGGCGCGGGCGAAGCGAGTTCGAATTTTCCTAACCGCCTGGCCGCTCGCGGCCAGCACAACCGGGCATCCGCCCAGGACACGGGTCTGCCGGCCGCTCCGGACCGCGTTGTGCCCGGAATAACATGCTGCTACCTTCAAGCTTCGTCCCCGGGGCAGGCCAGAAAGGCCTGGGAGGCCACATATTCGACTCCGGGAGATCCCCATGCATTCCGGCACGACTGGAACCAGAATTCTGACCCTCGGCCACTACCAGCCGGCCCGGGTTCTGCGCAACGACGACCTGGCCGCCGTGGTCGACACCTCGGACGAGTGGATCCGCACCAGGGTCGGCATCGCCGAGCGGCGCATCGCGGCGGCGGACGAGAGCGTCACCGATATGGCCGTGGCCGCCGCGGGCAAGACCCTTGCCAGGTCCGGGATGGACCCCGCCGATATCGATCTCGTCGTGGTGGCCACCTGCACGGCGATGCAGCGGATGCCGAACATCGCCGCGCGGGTGGCCCATCAGCTCGCGATGAGCGCCCCCGCGGCCTTCGACCTGAACGTGGCCTGCGCCGGATTCTGCTACGCGCTCGCCACCGCGGACCAGGCCATCCGGGGTGGGGCAAGCGGCAACGCCCTCGTCGTGGGGGTGGACAAGATGTCGGACTTCCTGGACTGGACGGACCGCTCGAGCTGTGTGATCTTCGGCGACGGCGCGGGGGCGGCCGTGGTCACCGGCGCGG
The sequence above is drawn from the Amycolatopsis aidingensis genome and encodes:
- a CDS encoding thioesterase II family protein, encoding MDGRWLAGRRPRHDAEFRLFCLAYAGGSASVYHEWRRLVPAHVDVCPVELPGRGGRWGEPAFTELDPLVRAMATALSPALDLPFALFGHSMGGLLAFELARTLRDQGKPQPCELFVSATSAPGGPRTGSSVHRASDAELTAEIRRLGGTPAEVLADADLMALTLPALRADYAVLETYEYRPAAPLEVPITVFGGAADRIVPPSALRGWTGESLAGVTTRMLPGDHFFLRSAAGDLVSSIVRTLARHRTGVRNAPHAVGSATER
- a CDS encoding lipase, which gives rise to MRTTTPGRMLAPVLTALLLLALAPAAGATAAGGDQHGRGALLWAEPLYTLATPGEVVAELESAGFGTEHVRHGVRAFRLIYRTVDAHGDPTVASGLLTLPHGRRGALRAVSYAHGSELHRAEAPSTAPHGFNAAPAVTYAAAGFAGVAPDYLGLGLGPGTHPWLNLRSASVASLDMLRAARRFLPLTDRSLRPSVLATGFSQGAAAAMGLGRLLQAGADRRFTLGALAPNSGAYDLREVQLPAMLDGELPAKLSVLNAAYALVAFDRVFDVYREPAQVFLAPYADTVEGLIDGSHSWRELAMATPATLAELLTTQGRQLLANPTGGMARALRDADSGCRGWAPRVPLRLYLAGGDEQVANANTISCRDDLGASGVRAPVVDLGAHDHQGSRHFGANVRGTAATASWFTELTPS
- a CDS encoding beta-ketoacyl-ACP synthase III translates to MHSGTTGTRILTLGHYQPARVLRNDDLAAVVDTSDEWIRTRVGIAERRIAAADESVTDMAVAAAGKTLARSGMDPADIDLVVVATCTAMQRMPNIAARVAHQLAMSAPAAFDLNVACAGFCYALATADQAIRGGASGNALVVGVDKMSDFLDWTDRSSCVIFGDGAGAAVVTGAAEGAVPGIGPVVWGSEPERGQAITLETTGPAGPPALFRQDGQSVYRWATGTLAPIARAACARAGVDPAELAGVVTHQANLRIIDLIVRGIGARDAIVARDVVESGNTSAASVPLALSKLIDGGELTTGDPVLLLGFGAGLSYASQVVRCP
- a CDS encoding ArnT family glycosyltransferase; translation: MHTTGAAPRAAGGRTPHDFATAGVLLVAAVVGLGHLAASFCAEYWFDEAYMLAMGRYHLDWGYVDQPPLVPALAAAMDWLVPGSTVVLRLPAVLASTAAVVLAALIARELGADRRAQIIAAIAQPGALWVTLTGHWMTPYTMEPLVWGLITWLLVRWVRLRQDWLLVLLGLVVGIGTQTKFQVFMLCGALLVSVLVLGPRELLRRPMLWAGIGLALLIALPTLLWQATNGWPQLRMAGVVANESAELSTGGRLGTAVALVALAGIAGSVLLVLGLWRLLRGAELRDYRFLGLTFVLLYLVIVIGGGRFYYLGGIYPLLIAAGAVALQRRRATGRVGLRWMAVPACALSLVSTAGVLVLSSAMTPAATWAANLAGVTSGENLAGRATTVYRKLPQQVRERTAIIGDSYLIAAYIEAYGRRYEPPATYSTNRGYGYLPPPPAERDTVLYVGSRPQAMGAYFGQMRLLSPGTAEDTSVWLLTQRRESWNRIWSELRDLDLANR